The Lysinibacter cavernae genome has a window encoding:
- a CDS encoding LPXTG cell wall anchor domain-containing protein, whose translation MQKLNTRLLIGAGTGLTVGLVGLLTVGPALADTTAAQQVAPTEWSQVVNPYGIEEDPSYNMYSDYVGPADGPLQPNLNLDWRENPQANGYPVVDLSWNVPAPASNCVRLVNGFTIALTANEQNAPATPLPTNDPDLTLDDAPLDDALAATPFIAPSPSPSDGPTDASETPEAKAETSTPTPSGGTETPPTDADQTATAQGDALAVPEAPAVTPEPTPDPNLSYAQALVAFSADSQATIYHEDTVSGLFSQPLLPGLNIILVPTNTPSSATLTLNEPLEYADGMSAILAAASFGDVEQTWTINQVRFNVTDTCAAAPGIQTTEPVVTAAAASGSSTLANTGSEQNSFLVGGVALVIAGGTVLLGLRRRATRSTPASALQPTE comes from the coding sequence ATGCAAAAACTCAATACACGTCTGCTCATTGGTGCAGGGACCGGCCTCACAGTGGGCCTTGTAGGCCTCCTTACCGTTGGGCCGGCGCTTGCCGACACCACCGCCGCACAGCAGGTCGCACCAACCGAATGGTCGCAGGTCGTCAACCCGTACGGGATCGAAGAAGATCCCTCCTACAACATGTACTCGGACTATGTCGGCCCTGCCGATGGACCCTTGCAACCAAACCTCAACCTAGACTGGCGCGAAAATCCGCAAGCCAATGGCTACCCCGTTGTTGACCTGTCGTGGAACGTACCCGCTCCGGCAAGTAACTGCGTTCGCCTGGTCAACGGATTTACGATCGCGCTCACCGCGAACGAACAGAACGCTCCGGCAACACCACTGCCAACGAACGACCCTGACCTCACCCTTGACGACGCCCCGCTCGATGACGCCCTCGCGGCCACACCCTTTATCGCACCATCGCCCTCGCCAAGCGACGGGCCGACAGATGCTTCGGAAACGCCAGAGGCCAAGGCGGAGACCAGCACTCCAACGCCATCAGGGGGTACCGAAACGCCGCCAACCGATGCAGACCAGACGGCAACAGCGCAGGGCGATGCCCTCGCGGTACCGGAAGCCCCAGCTGTAACGCCGGAGCCAACACCAGACCCAAACCTGTCGTATGCGCAGGCCCTCGTTGCCTTCAGCGCAGACAGCCAAGCAACGATCTATCACGAGGACACTGTGAGCGGGTTGTTTAGTCAGCCCCTGTTGCCCGGCCTCAATATCATTCTGGTTCCAACCAACACGCCCTCATCCGCGACGCTCACGCTGAACGAACCACTCGAATATGCGGATGGAATGTCTGCCATCCTTGCCGCGGCATCATTTGGTGATGTTGAGCAAACCTGGACCATCAACCAGGTTCGCTTCAACGTCACTGACACCTGCGCAGCGGCCCCGGGCATCCAGACGACGGAACCCGTGGTCACCGCTGCGGCGGCCTCGGGCTCATCAACCCTCGCAAACACCGGCAGTGAGCAGAACAGCTTCCTCGTTGGCGGAGTTGCCCTCGTCATCGCGGGCGGAACCGTGCTGCTCGGCCTTCGCCGACGCGCAACCCGCTCAACGCCAGCGAGTGCCCTTCAACCGACCGAATAA
- a CDS encoding metal ABC transporter permease encodes MGFFELAMLEAVLLGALSGIVGTIVVLRKRAFFTVALTHATFPGGVVAALLGLNILLGAAVFSVVLVLIMLGISRVHRQGSQVASGVVLTFGFALGALLQSLNRGMSLQVDTFLVGSILTVSPGDIWATGVVFVAALALILVAGKELLFSSFDPQGFRVAGFRPAAIDLASLALIAATVVVAMPAVGSILSIALIAGPAVSARLLIKRVEWMIPLAVLFGILSGVGGLWFSRIFAIAAGGSISLTACALFVAAVVFDRVKRYRGERRNRGCSEAQYVAA; translated from the coding sequence ATGGGATTCTTCGAACTTGCCATGCTCGAGGCCGTCCTCCTTGGGGCGCTGAGTGGCATTGTTGGCACAATCGTTGTGCTCCGAAAGCGGGCATTCTTCACTGTCGCCCTCACCCACGCAACGTTCCCTGGTGGCGTGGTCGCTGCTCTTCTTGGGCTGAATATCCTGCTGGGCGCCGCGGTGTTTAGTGTGGTCTTGGTCCTCATCATGCTTGGTATTTCGCGCGTGCACCGGCAGGGCAGCCAGGTGGCCTCTGGCGTTGTGCTCACGTTTGGATTTGCCCTCGGTGCGCTGCTGCAATCGCTCAACCGGGGCATGTCGCTGCAGGTTGATACCTTCTTGGTCGGCTCGATTCTTACGGTTTCGCCAGGGGATATTTGGGCAACCGGCGTGGTCTTTGTGGCGGCACTTGCCCTCATCCTTGTCGCTGGCAAAGAACTGCTCTTCTCAAGCTTTGATCCGCAGGGCTTCCGCGTTGCCGGATTCCGGCCAGCCGCAATTGATTTGGCCTCGCTTGCGCTCATTGCAGCCACGGTTGTTGTTGCGATGCCAGCCGTTGGCTCCATCCTCTCCATTGCGCTCATTGCCGGGCCGGCCGTGAGCGCCCGACTGCTTATCAAGCGGGTTGAGTGGATGATTCCGCTCGCCGTGCTGTTTGGCATCCTGTCTGGCGTTGGGGGTCTGTGGTTCTCCCGGATTTTTGCAATCGCGGCCGGTGGGTCAATTTCGCTCACAGCCTGTGCCCTCTTTGTGGCTGCGGTGGTCTTTGATCGCGTCAAGCGCTACCGTGGAGAGAGGAGGAATCGTGGCTGTAGTGAGGCGCAATACGTGGCAGCGTGA
- a CDS encoding copper-translocating P-type ATPase, translating to MDHNNTDHASLKRPAPWPHSAAPGESDHKTPAHITGDDRAQSHHATGHGSPDHGDVDHGDVDHGDVDHAAMGHASMGHAAMDHGGHGDHVGQFRRLFWIMLVIAIPVAALSPMFAMIIGYELPDAAWIPWVSPVLGTVMYAWGGKPFLSGAVTELKAKQPGMMLLIALAITVAYFASLGATLGMLDHSLDFWWELALLIVIMLLGHWIEMRSLAQTSSALDSLAALLPDEAERVDGDTVVTVSPSTLVVGDVVRVRPGARIPADGVVTEGTAEVDESMVTGESRTVTRGQGSRVVAGTVATDTAIRVRVTAVGDDTALAGIQRLVSDAQNSSSRAQRLADTAAGWLFWFALGAAVITAIAWTLAGNPDDAVIRTITVLVIACPHALGLAIPLVVSISTERAAKAGVLIKDRLALESMRNVDAVLFDKTGTLTEGAPVVTDVLATSSRGAESSGTGSFSAERIIRLAGAAEADSEHPLARAIIAAASEAGPLLSARNFRASAAVGVTATVEGHEVSVGGPHLLSEAGASPLAETATWANEGAIILHVLIDGQVAGALRLEDKIRDESRDTIAELKRRGIEVVMITGDADAVARSVATQLGIDRVFSGVRPEDKASKVSSLQAEGRTVAMVGDGVNDAPALAQADVGIAIGAGTDVAIASAGVILASDDPRSVVSLIELSKRSYQKMKQNLWWAAGYNILSVPLAAGILAPVGFVLPMAVGALLMSASTVVVALNAQLLRRLDLRPERIVPHDAG from the coding sequence ATGGACCACAACAACACGGACCACGCTTCACTGAAACGCCCAGCACCCTGGCCGCATTCCGCAGCCCCTGGCGAGAGTGACCACAAGACCCCCGCGCACATCACCGGCGATGACCGTGCCCAGAGTCACCACGCAACCGGGCACGGGTCACCCGACCACGGGGATGTGGATCATGGGGATGTGGATCATGGGGATGTGGATCACGCGGCCATGGGCCATGCCTCCATGGGCCATGCAGCCATGGATCACGGCGGTCACGGAGACCACGTCGGCCAATTCCGCCGTCTCTTCTGGATCATGCTCGTCATCGCGATTCCCGTTGCAGCGCTCAGCCCAATGTTTGCCATGATTATCGGCTACGAACTGCCGGACGCCGCGTGGATACCGTGGGTCTCCCCCGTACTCGGCACCGTCATGTATGCGTGGGGAGGCAAACCATTCCTCTCTGGAGCGGTGACCGAGCTGAAGGCCAAACAACCCGGCATGATGCTGCTCATCGCACTCGCCATCACGGTTGCTTACTTCGCCTCGCTCGGCGCGACCCTCGGCATGCTTGACCATTCCCTCGACTTCTGGTGGGAGCTCGCGCTACTCATCGTGATCATGCTGCTCGGCCACTGGATCGAGATGCGGTCGCTTGCCCAAACCTCGTCGGCGCTCGACTCCCTTGCCGCGCTTCTTCCCGACGAAGCTGAGCGAGTTGATGGCGACACAGTGGTCACGGTCAGCCCGTCAACGCTCGTAGTTGGCGACGTCGTGCGCGTTCGCCCCGGTGCGCGCATTCCCGCCGACGGAGTGGTCACCGAGGGAACGGCGGAAGTTGACGAATCCATGGTGACCGGAGAATCTCGAACGGTCACTCGCGGCCAAGGCAGCCGAGTCGTGGCAGGCACCGTCGCAACAGACACCGCCATCAGGGTGCGAGTCACGGCGGTTGGCGACGACACTGCGCTGGCTGGCATCCAACGCCTCGTGAGCGATGCCCAAAACTCAAGCTCCCGCGCCCAGCGCCTCGCAGACACCGCTGCGGGTTGGTTGTTCTGGTTTGCCCTCGGCGCGGCGGTCATCACGGCAATCGCGTGGACGCTCGCGGGGAATCCCGACGACGCCGTCATCCGAACCATTACGGTGTTGGTCATTGCCTGCCCCCACGCGCTCGGCCTTGCCATCCCGCTCGTCGTGTCGATCTCGACGGAACGCGCCGCCAAAGCCGGCGTGCTCATCAAAGATCGTCTTGCGCTTGAAAGCATGCGGAACGTGGATGCGGTGCTCTTCGACAAGACCGGAACGCTCACCGAAGGAGCACCCGTTGTTACCGATGTGCTCGCAACGAGTTCACGCGGCGCGGAATCATCAGGCACGGGTTCATTCAGTGCAGAGCGGATTATCCGCCTAGCTGGGGCAGCGGAGGCAGACAGCGAGCATCCACTGGCCAGAGCGATTATTGCCGCCGCCTCAGAAGCTGGCCCCCTCCTTTCCGCACGCAATTTTCGCGCCTCGGCTGCGGTCGGAGTGACGGCCACGGTTGAGGGCCACGAAGTCAGCGTTGGCGGGCCACACCTGCTGAGCGAGGCAGGAGCATCGCCGCTCGCAGAGACAGCAACCTGGGCCAACGAGGGTGCCATCATCCTGCACGTACTCATTGACGGGCAGGTAGCCGGAGCGCTCCGGCTCGAAGACAAGATCCGCGATGAATCTCGCGACACCATTGCCGAGCTCAAGCGCAGGGGCATCGAAGTGGTCATGATCACGGGAGACGCGGATGCCGTTGCCAGGTCAGTGGCGACCCAGCTTGGGATCGACCGGGTCTTCTCCGGCGTCCGGCCGGAAGACAAAGCCTCAAAGGTCAGCTCACTGCAAGCAGAGGGACGCACGGTCGCCATGGTCGGCGACGGCGTCAACGACGCACCCGCACTCGCCCAAGCAGACGTTGGAATCGCGATTGGCGCCGGAACCGATGTGGCAATCGCGTCGGCTGGGGTCATCCTCGCGAGCGACGACCCTCGTTCCGTTGTGTCTCTCATCGAGCTGTCCAAACGCAGCTATCAGAAGATGAAACAGAACCTCTGGTGGGCCGCAGGCTACAACATCCTTTCGGTACCGCTCGCGGCAGGCATCCTTGCCCCGGTCGGCTTTGTCCTGCCGATGGCGGTTGGTGCGCTACTCATGTCTGCCTCAACGGTCGTTGTTGCCCTCAACGCGCAGCTTTTGCGCCGCCTCGACCTGCGGCCGGAGCGAATCGTGCCACATGACGCCGGATAA
- a CDS encoding metal ABC transporter substrate-binding protein has product MKRYVIAIPALLLATALAATGCTASSSASGSGDTLKVVATTTQVGDFTKNVGGDDIEFTQLLAPGASAHHFDPTPADLAKLAAADVLVTNGAGLEEFLDSAIEASGFHGVTIDSSTGITLSGDHDHDHDHDHGDEDSHEGHEHAEGDDHDHDAESAEGNPHIWTDPANAKIMVNNIAEGLTKAATERGEQDTPFTQNAQAYNTKLDELDSWIQSNVSKVPADQRLVVSNHDAFHYFLDAYDITFVGSIIPSFEDNAEPSATEIDALVTKIKELGVKAIFSESSISDKTATAIAKAAGVEVYSGDNALFGDSLGAPGSGGDTYILSTIHNTQVILESWGVTPTPVPAGLE; this is encoded by the coding sequence ATGAAGCGATACGTCATCGCAATTCCAGCACTGCTTCTCGCCACGGCGCTCGCCGCCACGGGCTGCACCGCGTCATCCTCTGCGTCGGGCTCTGGCGACACGCTCAAGGTGGTCGCAACAACCACACAGGTTGGCGACTTCACCAAGAACGTAGGCGGCGACGATATCGAGTTCACGCAGCTTCTCGCCCCTGGCGCGAGCGCGCACCACTTTGATCCGACGCCGGCAGATCTCGCAAAACTCGCGGCTGCGGATGTTCTTGTCACCAATGGGGCCGGGCTCGAAGAGTTCCTTGATTCAGCTATTGAGGCGTCAGGATTTCACGGCGTCACCATCGACAGCAGCACGGGCATCACGCTGAGTGGCGATCACGATCACGATCACGATCACGATCATGGTGATGAGGACAGTCACGAGGGCCACGAACATGCCGAGGGCGACGATCACGACCACGATGCAGAATCGGCCGAGGGCAATCCGCACATCTGGACCGACCCGGCCAACGCCAAAATCATGGTCAATAACATTGCGGAGGGACTGACCAAAGCCGCAACGGAACGCGGCGAGCAGGACACGCCCTTCACGCAAAACGCGCAGGCGTACAACACCAAGCTTGACGAGTTGGATTCCTGGATTCAATCAAATGTCAGCAAGGTCCCCGCTGACCAACGACTCGTGGTGAGCAATCACGACGCGTTCCACTATTTCCTTGACGCCTATGACATCACGTTTGTCGGTTCGATTATCCCCAGCTTTGAGGACAACGCCGAACCGAGTGCAACCGAAATTGATGCGCTTGTCACCAAGATCAAGGAGCTCGGGGTGAAGGCAATTTTCTCTGAGAGCTCGATCAGCGATAAAACGGCAACGGCAATCGCAAAGGCTGCCGGCGTTGAGGTCTATTCCGGAGATAACGCGCTCTTTGGCGACTCGCTTGGTGCACCGGGCTCAGGTGGCGACACCTATATTTTGTCCACCATCCATAACACCCAGGTCATCCTCGAGTCGTGGGGCGTCACCCCAACTCCAGTTCCGGCCGGGCTTGAGTAA
- a CDS encoding ATP-binding cassette domain-containing protein: MNQQSPAIDLRHASFSYGAAPQLSDVTATVERGDAVALVGPNGSGKSTLLKGILGLVDVVGGEVHVLGGSPRWALPRVGYLSQLSDVDREFPVSLRQVVMMGRYRSLGLMRWPGKRDKQLVDDAIERVGLTDQAGRMFGELSGGQQQRGLLARALTVEPELLLLDEPFNGLDQHNRSALLATLNSLRDDGVTIVTSTHDLQLARVVCTKVMLLNKKLIAYGPVEETLKLPLVEQTFEGSLAHVDDHSVVPTGHEHD, encoded by the coding sequence GTGAACCAACAATCTCCCGCAATCGACCTGCGGCACGCATCATTCTCATACGGGGCCGCGCCCCAGCTGAGCGACGTGACCGCAACGGTTGAACGCGGCGACGCCGTGGCTCTTGTTGGGCCAAACGGTTCCGGCAAATCCACCCTGCTGAAGGGCATTCTCGGACTGGTGGATGTTGTTGGTGGCGAAGTCCACGTGCTCGGAGGCTCTCCTCGTTGGGCCTTGCCCCGAGTTGGGTACCTCTCTCAGCTCAGCGATGTTGACCGCGAGTTTCCGGTGAGCCTCCGCCAGGTGGTCATGATGGGGCGCTATCGCTCGCTTGGCCTCATGCGCTGGCCGGGCAAGCGCGATAAGCAATTGGTTGATGACGCGATCGAGCGGGTTGGTCTCACCGACCAGGCCGGCCGGATGTTTGGTGAGCTGTCGGGCGGCCAGCAGCAGCGTGGCCTGCTCGCGAGGGCGCTCACGGTCGAGCCGGAGCTGTTGCTGCTCGACGAACCGTTCAACGGCCTCGACCAACATAACCGCTCGGCGCTGCTTGCAACGCTCAATTCGCTTCGCGACGACGGCGTCACGATTGTGACGTCAACGCATGACCTGCAGCTTGCACGAGTGGTGTGTACAAAGGTCATGCTGCTCAACAAGAAGCTCATCGCATACGGGCCTGTTGAGGAAACGCTTAAGCTCCCTCTTGTGGAGCAGACCTTCGAGGGAAGCCTCGCGCACGTCGACGATCACTCGGTTGTCCCAACGGGACACGAGCACGACTAA
- a CDS encoding alpha-ketoacid dehydrogenase subunit beta: MTANIDADIQNLPLAKAINLGLRQAMADNSKVLLMGEDIGQLGGVFRVTEGLQAEFGEGRVLDTPLAESGIIGSAIGLAMRGYRPVCEIQFDGFIFPGFDQITSQLAKLTNRYLGSQTFPVVIRVPYGGHIGAVEHHQESPEAYFAHSAGLRLVSPSTPNDGYWMIQEAIASNDPVMFFEPKSRYWPKGEVNFRSSSASLHSARVARTGSDVTVVGHGAMVAMLLQAAEVAETEGTSIEVIDLRSLSPIDYETILTSVRKTGRLIVAQEAPENASVGSQIAATIGERAFYSLEAPVIRVSGYDTPFPPAKLESQYLPDADRILEAVDRALAY; encoded by the coding sequence ATGACCGCGAACATCGACGCAGACATTCAGAACCTGCCACTGGCAAAGGCCATTAACCTTGGGCTCCGGCAGGCAATGGCAGACAACAGCAAAGTCTTGCTCATGGGCGAAGACATCGGCCAGCTTGGTGGTGTGTTCCGCGTCACTGAGGGGTTGCAGGCAGAATTTGGCGAAGGACGGGTGCTTGACACCCCGCTCGCCGAGTCTGGCATCATCGGTTCGGCCATTGGCCTCGCGATGCGCGGCTACCGCCCGGTGTGCGAGATCCAGTTTGACGGCTTTATCTTCCCCGGATTCGACCAGATCACGTCGCAACTTGCGAAGCTCACGAACCGCTATCTTGGCTCGCAGACGTTCCCAGTGGTCATCCGGGTTCCCTACGGTGGACACATCGGCGCGGTTGAGCACCACCAAGAGAGCCCAGAGGCCTACTTCGCGCACAGCGCCGGCCTTCGCCTCGTGAGCCCGTCAACGCCAAACGACGGCTACTGGATGATCCAGGAGGCCATCGCCAGCAACGACCCCGTCATGTTCTTTGAGCCAAAGAGCCGCTACTGGCCAAAGGGCGAGGTCAATTTCCGTTCCTCTTCTGCCTCGCTGCACTCGGCGCGCGTCGCCCGCACGGGAAGCGACGTGACCGTTGTTGGCCACGGCGCAATGGTTGCCATGCTGCTTCAAGCTGCTGAGGTCGCCGAGACGGAAGGCACAAGCATCGAGGTCATCGACCTTCGCTCGCTGTCGCCAATCGATTACGAAACGATTCTCACGTCTGTGCGCAAAACCGGTCGACTTATTGTCGCTCAGGAAGCGCCGGAAAACGCGAGTGTCGGCAGCCAGATCGCCGCCACCATCGGTGAGCGTGCGTTCTATTCGCTCGAGGCTCCGGTCATCCGAGTCTCTGGGTATGACACCCCGTTCCCGCCGGCCAAGCTCGAGTCGCAGTACCTGCCGGATGCCGACCGCATCCTCGAGGCCGTTGACCGCGCTTTGGCATACTAG
- a CDS encoding transcriptional repressor, with amino-acid sequence MRRNTWQREAVRDALDSETGFVSAQTLHATLRDGGSPIGLATVYRALADLATAGDADSLQSPEGESLYRACDSSGHHHHLICRKCGKTVEIAAHDVESWAQQVAAENGFTDAHHVVDVFGLCAECSAKAATA; translated from the coding sequence GTGAGGCGCAATACGTGGCAGCGTGAAGCTGTTCGAGACGCTCTCGACTCCGAAACCGGGTTTGTGAGTGCTCAGACGCTTCATGCAACCCTTCGCGATGGTGGTTCGCCGATCGGCCTGGCTACCGTCTACAGGGCACTTGCCGATCTGGCCACGGCCGGCGACGCGGATTCGCTGCAGTCGCCAGAGGGCGAGAGCCTCTACCGAGCTTGCGATTCCAGTGGGCACCACCACCACCTCATCTGCCGAAAGTGCGGCAAGACCGTTGAGATTGCCGCGCACGATGTTGAGTCGTGGGCTCAGCAGGTTGCCGCCGAGAACGGCTTTACCGATGCGCATCACGTTGTTGACGTCTTCGGTCTGTGTGCGGAGTGCTCGGCCAAAGCAGCGACAGCCTAG
- a CDS encoding metal ABC transporter permease: MDLSFFTDPFALPFMSRALVTVLVLAVASGVVGLFINLRNLEFISDGLVHAVFPGLVVGFVVSGTDGLLPGALVAGVIAAGILTLVSRRGVGSDAAIAVVLAGSFSLGIVIVSRETNYVSQLEQLLFGSVLTVTESQLIQIIIVGALAVLMVLVSWRMQVFLSFDPVGFRAAGFRSLPIELLFNCAIAFLVVAGSQALGNLLVLALLIVPVAIGRLITRRMLWLTPIAIVAAALSGWLGLLSSFYASIEFDLTPSPGSLIVIILIVIYAIVLLAHVITLRIARRSQLRAHSGVAH; the protein is encoded by the coding sequence GTGGACCTCAGTTTTTTCACAGACCCGTTTGCGCTCCCGTTCATGTCGAGGGCGCTCGTCACCGTGCTGGTGCTTGCGGTTGCGAGTGGTGTCGTTGGCCTGTTTATCAACCTGCGCAACCTAGAGTTCATCAGCGACGGCCTTGTGCACGCGGTGTTCCCTGGGCTGGTGGTTGGGTTTGTTGTGAGCGGCACTGACGGTCTACTGCCGGGTGCCCTCGTTGCGGGTGTCATCGCGGCTGGCATCCTCACACTGGTCAGCCGAAGGGGCGTTGGGTCGGATGCCGCGATCGCCGTGGTCCTCGCCGGCAGCTTTAGCCTCGGTATTGTCATCGTTTCACGCGAAACCAACTATGTGAGCCAGCTTGAGCAACTGCTGTTTGGCAGCGTGCTCACGGTCACCGAATCGCAGCTCATCCAGATCATCATCGTTGGTGCGCTCGCGGTGCTTATGGTGTTGGTGTCGTGGCGGATGCAGGTGTTCCTCTCGTTTGACCCCGTTGGTTTTCGGGCAGCCGGATTCCGTTCGCTGCCCATCGAGCTGCTGTTCAACTGTGCGATTGCGTTCTTGGTGGTCGCCGGTTCTCAGGCGCTTGGCAACCTTTTGGTGCTTGCCCTGCTGATCGTGCCCGTCGCGATCGGTCGACTCATCACGAGGCGGATGCTGTGGCTCACGCCCATCGCAATCGTCGCGGCAGCGCTGTCTGGCTGGCTCGGCTTGCTCTCGAGCTTTTACGCGTCGATTGAGTTTGATCTCACGCCATCACCCGGTTCGCTCATCGTGATCATCCTCATCGTGATCTACGCGATTGTGCTGCTTGCGCACGTGATTACGCTTCGCATCGCTCGTCGCAGCCAGCTGCGTGCTCATAGTGGGGTGGCCCACTAA
- a CDS encoding dihydrolipoamide acetyltransferase family protein has protein sequence MSETPFLLPDVGEGLTEAEIVSWHVAPGDTVAINQVLVEIETAKSLVELPSPLAGVVAELLVSEGQTVEVGAPIITVREDGVDAAPTAQPAASVDPAVDAAEIAEATRDVADTIQAEEPAGAVLVGYGSGGHAASRRRAGRRPVVPERPTSVPASGAQPVIAKPPIRKLAKDLDVDLAEVEATGLAGEITRDDVVRHAGQASVFRNIATPELSDDREERIPVKGVRKAIAKAMVESAFKAPHVSLFVDVDATRTMEFVKRLKASTDFAGVKVSPLLIMAKAIIWAVRRNPMVNSAWTDEEIIVRHYVNLGVAAATPRGLIVPNVKEAQSLSLLELAKALEQLTLTARDGRTSPAEMANGTITITNIGVFGMDTGTPILNSGEVGIVALGTIKQKPWVVDGEVRPRMVTTIGASFDHRVVDGDVASRFIADVASVIEEPALLLD, from the coding sequence ATGAGCGAGACCCCGTTTCTTCTTCCAGACGTTGGCGAGGGACTCACCGAGGCAGAAATCGTGTCGTGGCACGTTGCCCCTGGCGACACGGTCGCGATTAACCAGGTTTTGGTTGAAATTGAGACCGCAAAATCGCTTGTTGAGCTTCCATCGCCGCTTGCCGGCGTTGTCGCAGAGCTGCTCGTGAGCGAGGGACAAACCGTTGAGGTTGGCGCGCCCATCATTACGGTTCGCGAAGACGGCGTCGATGCTGCGCCAACGGCCCAGCCCGCTGCCTCAGTTGATCCTGCGGTTGACGCTGCCGAGATTGCGGAGGCCACGCGCGACGTCGCTGACACGATTCAGGCGGAGGAGCCGGCCGGAGCGGTCCTTGTTGGGTACGGTTCTGGCGGTCACGCCGCAAGCCGTCGCAGGGCAGGGCGCCGTCCTGTTGTTCCCGAGCGTCCGACCTCGGTGCCGGCATCCGGTGCGCAGCCCGTTATCGCAAAGCCGCCGATTCGCAAGCTTGCAAAAGACCTCGATGTTGACCTTGCTGAGGTGGAGGCCACAGGCCTCGCCGGTGAGATCACGCGCGACGATGTGGTTCGCCACGCCGGGCAGGCGAGCGTGTTCCGTAATATTGCCACGCCTGAGCTTTCGGATGATCGCGAGGAGCGCATCCCAGTGAAGGGTGTGCGTAAGGCCATCGCAAAGGCCATGGTTGAGAGCGCATTCAAGGCGCCACACGTGAGCCTGTTTGTTGACGTGGATGCCACACGCACCATGGAGTTTGTGAAGAGGCTGAAGGCCTCAACCGACTTTGCCGGCGTGAAAGTTTCGCCGTTGCTCATCATGGCAAAGGCCATTATCTGGGCCGTCCGTCGTAATCCCATGGTCAACTCGGCGTGGACCGACGAAGAGATCATCGTGCGCCACTACGTGAACCTCGGTGTGGCCGCGGCAACACCGCGCGGGCTGATCGTGCCCAACGTTAAAGAGGCGCAGTCGCTGAGCTTGCTCGAACTCGCCAAGGCCCTTGAGCAGCTGACACTCACCGCCCGCGACGGCCGCACGTCGCCGGCAGAGATGGCAAACGGTACTATCACGATCACCAATATTGGTGTGTTTGGTATGGACACCGGTACCCCCATCCTGAACTCCGGCGAGGTTGGCATCGTTGCACTTGGCACGATCAAGCAGAAGCCCTGGGTGGTTGACGGCGAGGTCCGCCCGCGCATGGTCACCACCATTGGTGCATCCTTCGACCACCGAGTGGTTGACGGAGACGTGGCCAGCCGCTTCATCGCAGATGTTGCGAGCGTGATTGAAGAACCAGCGCTGCTGCTCGACTAG